The following proteins are co-located in the Komagataeibacter sp. FNDCF1 genome:
- the dprA gene encoding DNA-processing protein DprA, with translation MTAPDAATLLACLRLARTDGIGPVTYRRLLRTHGSVQAALDMLERGTGSSRGIGHACSRDDALREIERLHAMGGQFLLHGQPGYPPLMAALHDAPPVLAVLGDPALLSARMVGIVGGRNASAGGIRMAESLSALLAAAGIDTVSGLARGIDAAAHLGAMTTGRTVAAIAGGLDCPYPPEHADLQARIARTGAVVTEAPLGTMPQARHFPRRNRLIAGLGLGCVVIEAALRSGSLITARMALEYDRTVFAVPGSPLDPRCHGSNDLLRQGAVLTENERDILRELPETMEETGLFAYNAPPPRHDTLPYRDQGQEEAPAGLSPTPLPPVGDGGDIHEMIEGFLSFTPSPVDDLVRRCQFSTAAVLAALSEMEIAGMIEFLAGDMVVRRPPPA, from the coding sequence ATGACCGCGCCCGATGCCGCAACGCTGCTGGCCTGCCTGCGGCTGGCCCGGACGGACGGCATCGGCCCGGTCACCTACCGCCGCCTTCTGCGCACGCATGGCAGCGTGCAGGCAGCCCTGGACATGCTTGAGCGCGGCACCGGTTCCAGCCGCGGCATCGGCCATGCCTGCAGCCGCGATGACGCGCTGCGCGAGATCGAGCGCCTGCACGCCATGGGCGGCCAGTTCCTGCTGCATGGTCAGCCCGGCTACCCGCCCCTGATGGCGGCCTTGCATGATGCACCGCCGGTGCTGGCCGTGCTGGGCGATCCCGCCCTGCTTTCGGCCCGCATGGTGGGGATCGTGGGCGGACGCAATGCATCGGCGGGCGGGATCCGCATGGCCGAAAGCCTGTCCGCCCTGCTGGCCGCCGCGGGGATCGATACCGTGTCGGGACTTGCACGCGGAATTGATGCCGCCGCCCATCTTGGCGCCATGACCACCGGGCGCACGGTCGCAGCCATTGCCGGCGGGCTGGACTGTCCCTATCCGCCCGAACATGCCGACTTGCAGGCCCGGATCGCCCGCACGGGTGCCGTCGTGACCGAGGCGCCCCTGGGCACCATGCCGCAGGCCCGGCATTTCCCGCGTCGCAACCGGCTGATCGCAGGGCTGGGGCTGGGCTGCGTGGTGATCGAGGCAGCACTGCGTTCGGGCAGCCTGATCACCGCGCGCATGGCGCTGGAATACGACCGGACCGTCTTCGCCGTGCCCGGCTCCCCGCTTGATCCGCGCTGCCATGGCAGCAACGACCTGCTACGACAGGGCGCGGTACTGACGGAAAACGAACGCGATATCCTGCGCGAACTCCCTGAAACAATGGAAGAAACCGGTCTTTTTGCGTACAATGCCCCCCCACCCCGCCATGATACGCTCCCGTATCGGGACCAGGGGCAGGAAGAAGCACCAGCGGGCTTATCCCCCACCCCTTTGCCGCCCGTCGGGGATGGAGGGGACATTCATGAAATGATAGAGGGTTTTCTATCTTTCACACCATCTCCTGTTGACGATCTCGTACGGCGCTGCCAGTTCTCGACAGCAGCAGTCCTGGCCGCCCTGTCGGAAATGGAAATTGCGGGCATGATCGAGTTCCTTGCGGGGGACATGGTCGTGCGACGTCCACCCCCCGCCTGA
- the topA gene encoding type I DNA topoisomerase: MTDVVVVESPAKAKTINKYLGDNYTVLASFGHVRDLPPKDGSVKPDEGFAMVWETDERGSRQIAAIAKALRGAKHLYLATDPDREGEAISWHVRAILEEKNLLKGIDVQRVTFNEITKSAIKTAMAHPRGLDFPLIEAYLARRALDYLVGFTLSPVLWRKLPGSRSAGRVQSVALRLICEREAEIEVFRPREYWSIIARMTTPGGAAFSARLTHLDGHKLDQFDLNDEARAMAAKAAVEAGDYSVEKVERRKVRRNPPPPFTTSTMQQEASRKLGMGAQVAMRTAQQLYEGIDIGGETVGLITYMRTDGVQMAGEAIGAIRGHIGHSFGPEYVPEKARIYSTKAKNAQEAHEAIRPTDVRRTPADMARYLSPEQKKLYDLIWKRSVASQMQSAELDQVAVDITDRQQRVTLRATGSIIAFDGFLRLYSEGRDDSPAKGDDDQDRMLPAMGERDAIGRGEVTADQHFTQPPPRYSEASLVKKMEEIGIGRPSTYASILTVLRDRNYVQLENRRFVPEDRGRLVTAFLTSFFERYVDTQFTAGLEEQLDDISGGRANWRDVMSAFWSDFSHAVDQTKDLKISDVITALDADLAPYFFPDREDGQDPRVCTACGTGRLGLKLGRYGAFIGCSNYPTCQFTRKLVVDPKEGEDAATLKDGMRVLGAAPTGEEVTVRRGPWGLYVQQGEPDPEDKKAKPKRATIPRGLDGDKITLEQAVGLLSLPRIVGIHPELGEPIEAGLGRFGPYVKMGAVYGSLDKDDDVLTVGLNRAVDALAKKLASIRTIGPHPKDGEPVMVRKGRFGPYVQHGAIVATVPRGQDMADVTMDEALALLTEKGKPLKARGKKATTTRKPAARKTKAKAAEGTEGAETAPKKKAAPRKAAGKTATKTTTRKTTTRKKATPAKT, translated from the coding sequence ATGACTGACGTCGTGGTGGTCGAATCGCCGGCCAAGGCGAAAACGATCAATAAGTATCTGGGTGACAACTACACGGTTCTTGCCTCGTTCGGGCATGTGCGCGACCTGCCGCCCAAGGATGGCAGCGTCAAGCCCGACGAAGGCTTTGCCATGGTGTGGGAAACCGACGAGCGCGGCAGCCGCCAGATCGCGGCCATTGCCAAGGCGCTGCGCGGGGCCAAGCACCTTTACCTCGCCACTGACCCCGACCGGGAGGGGGAGGCCATTTCGTGGCATGTGCGCGCGATCCTTGAGGAGAAGAACCTCCTCAAGGGAATCGACGTGCAGCGCGTCACATTCAATGAAATCACCAAAAGCGCCATCAAGACCGCGATGGCGCATCCGCGCGGCCTCGATTTCCCGCTGATCGAGGCATATCTCGCCCGGCGCGCGCTGGACTATCTGGTGGGCTTCACGCTCTCGCCCGTGCTGTGGCGCAAGCTGCCCGGATCGCGCAGTGCGGGGCGCGTGCAGTCCGTCGCCCTGCGCCTGATCTGTGAGCGCGAAGCCGAGATAGAGGTCTTCAGGCCGCGGGAATACTGGTCGATCATCGCCCGCATGACCACGCCCGGGGGGGCCGCCTTCTCGGCGCGGCTGACGCATCTGGATGGCCACAAGCTCGACCAGTTCGACCTGAACGACGAAGCCCGCGCCATGGCCGCCAAGGCTGCCGTGGAAGCAGGCGACTACAGTGTTGAAAAGGTCGAGCGCCGCAAGGTCCGCCGCAACCCGCCGCCACCGTTCACCACATCGACCATGCAGCAGGAAGCATCGCGCAAGCTGGGCATGGGCGCGCAGGTGGCCATGCGCACGGCGCAGCAGCTTTATGAAGGTATCGATATCGGCGGTGAGACGGTCGGCCTGATCACCTACATGCGAACCGATGGCGTGCAGATGGCGGGAGAGGCCATTGGCGCCATCCGTGGCCATATCGGCCACAGCTTCGGACCGGAATACGTGCCGGAGAAGGCGCGCATCTATTCCACCAAGGCCAAGAACGCGCAGGAAGCGCATGAAGCCATCCGCCCGACCGATGTGCGCCGCACGCCGGCCGACATGGCGCGCTACCTCTCGCCCGAGCAGAAGAAACTGTATGACCTGATCTGGAAGCGCTCGGTCGCAAGCCAGATGCAGTCCGCCGAACTGGATCAGGTCGCGGTGGACATCACGGACCGCCAGCAGCGCGTCACCCTGCGTGCCACCGGCTCCATCATCGCATTTGACGGCTTCCTGCGCCTGTACAGCGAAGGCCGCGACGACTCGCCCGCCAAGGGTGATGACGACCAGGACCGCATGCTGCCCGCCATGGGCGAGCGCGACGCCATCGGGCGTGGCGAGGTCACGGCCGACCAGCATTTCACCCAGCCGCCGCCGCGCTATTCGGAAGCATCGCTGGTCAAGAAGATGGAAGAGATCGGCATCGGCCGTCCCTCCACCTACGCCTCCATCCTGACCGTGCTGCGTGACCGCAACTACGTGCAGCTGGAAAACCGGCGCTTCGTGCCCGAGGACCGGGGGCGGCTGGTCACGGCCTTCCTCACCTCCTTCTTTGAACGCTACGTCGATACCCAGTTCACGGCGGGGCTGGAGGAACAGCTTGATGACATATCGGGCGGCCGCGCCAACTGGCGTGATGTGATGTCCGCCTTCTGGTCCGACTTCTCGCATGCGGTCGACCAGACCAAGGATCTCAAGATATCCGACGTGATCACCGCGCTGGATGCGGATCTTGCCCCCTACTTCTTCCCCGACCGCGAGGACGGGCAGGACCCGCGCGTGTGTACCGCCTGCGGCACGGGGCGGCTGGGGCTGAAGCTGGGGCGGTATGGCGCGTTCATCGGCTGCTCCAACTACCCCACCTGCCAGTTTACCCGCAAACTGGTGGTGGACCCAAAGGAAGGCGAGGACGCGGCCACGCTGAAGGACGGCATGCGCGTGCTGGGCGCCGCCCCCACCGGTGAGGAAGTAACCGTGCGCCGTGGCCCGTGGGGCCTGTACGTGCAGCAGGGCGAACCTGACCCCGAGGACAAGAAGGCCAAGCCGAAGCGCGCCACCATCCCGCGCGGGCTGGATGGGGACAAGATCACGCTGGAACAGGCCGTGGGCCTGCTGTCGCTGCCGCGCATCGTGGGCATCCACCCCGAACTGGGCGAGCCGATCGAGGCGGGGCTGGGCCGTTTCGGGCCGTATGTGAAGATGGGCGCGGTCTATGGCTCGCTGGACAAGGATGATGATGTCCTGACCGTGGGGCTGAACCGCGCGGTGGATGCGCTGGCCAAGAAGCTGGCCTCCATCCGCACCATTGGTCCCCACCCCAAGGATGGCGAGCCGGTCATGGTGCGCAAGGGCCGCTTTGGCCCCTATGTGCAGCATGGCGCCATCGTGGCCACCGTGCCGCGCGGGCAGGACATGGCGGATGTGACCATGGACGAGGCCCTGGCGCTGCTGACGGAAAAGGGCAAGCCGCTCAAGGCCAGGGGCAAGAAGGCCACGACCACCCGCAAGCCGGCTGCCCGCAAAACGAAGGCCAAGGCGGCGGAAGGCACGGAGGGCGCCGAGACCGCGCCAAAGAAAAAAGCCGCCCCACGCAAGGCCGCCGGCAAGACGGCCACCAAAACCACCACGCGCAAGACAACGACGCGCAAAAAGGCCACACCGGCCAAGACCTAG
- a CDS encoding ribonuclease R family protein: MPDRLPTGTPHARTGGLPGREQLRAFIENATGRIGKREISREFGLGPEHRQALRQMLREMALDGTLAPAGARRFRVSDRLPESMVVQVTGTDADGDPVARPVQWDGEGPAPVVFMHPELRGRAALAPGERVVARLRRTGPGRYEGRTLRRLTDAPMQVVGLFRTLAADDPAASTPARFRPAGRLTPADRRAKAEWIIPQGEDAGTPDNEIVIATPLPRSGPGLHPARIIERLGPQGDARTISMVALAMLGIPHVFPTGALAQAEAARAVTPAGRTDLRDMPLVTIDGADARDFDDAIYAEPDGDGFRVTVAIADVAWYVRPDSALDREARLRGNSVYFPDRVIPMLPEALSNGWCSLRPGEERGCLFVTMDVAADGGVANARFGRGIMRSAARLTYEQVQDARDGMPDAAIAALPAGLLDSLFGAWRCLSSARARRGTLDLDLPEQMVRLDDHGQITTITPRIRLDSHRVVEECMIAANVAAARCLEGRHLPCLYRIHAPPTPERLEGLRRTLDTMGLKLPPVGSLRAADLDRILQEVRGTDQAALVNELILRAQNQAEYSPDPVGHFGLSLAAYSHFTSPIRRYADLLTHRALLVATGLEPGPAPDHAVLEETGAAITRTERRAAQAERETLERYAATWLQARVGTVMDAHVSSLSRFGIFTVLDATGTSALLPMSALPEDQWHHDEKTQTLYGRDKTMAFRPGQALRVRIEEACAIRGTVLLALPDALPPRRRQRA; encoded by the coding sequence ATGCCGGACCGCCTGCCCACGGGCACGCCGCACGCCCGTACGGGTGGCCTGCCCGGTCGTGAACAGCTCCGCGCATTCATCGAGAACGCCACCGGACGGATCGGCAAGCGCGAGATCAGCCGGGAATTCGGTCTTGGTCCCGAACACCGGCAGGCATTGCGGCAGATGCTGCGCGAAATGGCGCTGGACGGCACGCTGGCCCCGGCCGGGGCACGGCGCTTCCGTGTTTCGGACCGGCTGCCCGAATCCATGGTGGTGCAGGTCACCGGCACCGATGCCGATGGCGACCCCGTTGCCCGCCCCGTGCAGTGGGATGGCGAAGGACCAGCCCCCGTGGTGTTCATGCACCCCGAACTGCGCGGACGCGCCGCCCTCGCCCCCGGGGAGCGTGTGGTCGCGCGCCTGCGCCGCACCGGCCCGGGCAGGTATGAAGGCCGCACGCTACGCCGCCTGACCGATGCGCCGATGCAGGTCGTGGGCCTGTTCCGCACCCTGGCGGCAGATGACCCGGCGGCCAGCACCCCCGCCCGCTTCCGCCCCGCAGGCAGGCTGACACCGGCCGACCGCAGGGCAAAGGCGGAATGGATCATCCCGCAGGGCGAGGACGCGGGCACGCCGGACAACGAAATCGTCATCGCGACCCCCCTGCCCCGGTCCGGGCCGGGGCTGCATCCCGCGCGGATCATCGAACGGCTTGGCCCGCAGGGGGATGCGCGGACGATAAGCATGGTTGCTCTCGCCATGCTCGGCATTCCGCATGTCTTCCCGACCGGGGCCCTGGCCCAGGCAGAGGCCGCCCGCGCCGTGACGCCTGCCGGCCGCACCGACCTGCGCGACATGCCGCTTGTGACCATAGACGGCGCTGATGCCCGCGATTTTGATGACGCGATTTATGCCGAGCCGGATGGCGATGGATTCCGCGTTACCGTAGCCATCGCGGATGTGGCCTGGTACGTCCGCCCCGACAGCGCGCTGGACCGCGAAGCGCGCCTGCGTGGCAATTCCGTCTATTTTCCCGACCGGGTCATTCCCATGCTGCCCGAGGCGCTTTCCAACGGCTGGTGCTCGCTGCGTCCGGGGGAAGAGCGCGGCTGCCTGTTCGTGACCATGGATGTGGCGGCCGATGGTGGCGTGGCCAATGCCCGTTTCGGGCGCGGCATCATGCGCAGTGCCGCCCGCCTGACCTATGAACAGGTACAGGACGCGCGGGATGGCATGCCGGATGCCGCCATTGCCGCACTACCCGCGGGGCTTCTGGACAGCCTGTTCGGCGCATGGCGCTGCCTGAGCAGTGCCCGCGCCCGACGCGGCACGCTGGACCTTGACCTGCCGGAACAGATGGTCCGGCTGGATGACCATGGCCAGATCACCACCATCACCCCCCGCATCCGGCTGGACAGCCACCGGGTGGTGGAGGAATGCATGATCGCGGCCAACGTCGCCGCCGCACGCTGCCTGGAGGGGCGGCACCTGCCCTGCCTGTACCGCATCCACGCGCCCCCCACGCCAGAACGGCTGGAAGGCCTGCGCCGTACGCTCGATACGATGGGGCTGAAGCTGCCGCCCGTGGGCAGCCTGCGTGCCGCCGATCTTGACCGGATCCTGCAGGAGGTACGCGGTACCGACCAGGCGGCGCTGGTGAACGAACTGATCCTGCGCGCACAGAACCAGGCCGAATACAGCCCGGACCCGGTCGGGCATTTTGGTCTGTCGCTTGCGGCCTACAGCCACTTTACCAGCCCGATCCGCCGCTATGCCGACCTGCTGACCCACCGCGCCCTGCTGGTGGCCACCGGGCTGGAACCCGGCCCCGCCCCGGACCATGCCGTGCTGGAAGAAACCGGCGCGGCCATAACCCGCACCGAGCGCCGTGCGGCCCAGGCCGAACGTGAGACGCTGGAGCGCTACGCCGCCACATGGCTGCAGGCACGCGTGGGCACGGTCATGGACGCGCATGTGTCCAGTCTGTCGCGATTCGGCATTTTCACGGTGCTGGACGCCACGGGCACATCCGCACTCCTGCCCATGTCTGCCCTGCCGGAAGATCAGTGGCATCATGACGAAAAAACGCAGACATTATACGGACGCGACAAGACCATGGCATTCCGCCCCGGTCAGGCCCTGCGCGTACGGATAGAAGAAGCATGCGCCATCCGGGGAACAGTCCTGCTGGCACTTCCCGATGCCCTTCCCCCCCGGCGAAGGCAGCGGGCGTGA
- a CDS encoding S41 family peptidase, giving the protein MKRRRFPVIVLRPMGCDSAATWRRRISTLGHIPRDTFILLLVIARLTTAACADDTPAPPRSPTPQPPTQEDSVDTAEGTGMDLAVISSVMQASLSFLQPRTLESHEIHDFALWGLNGLSALDPSLSIEEQHGFLQLAATQKTVLALPVPAADDVPGWSAAITRILDVAWHHSAAMRSTGADGVLQGFFDELFNHLDPYSRYIPPQAAVSDRSTRTGGEATAGLTLGLDHHAIMITAVNANGPAWPTTLAAGQIVRAINGRSTESRSLDTVNAWLNGPSGSLVRITVEAKGRQMTVTLHRASTPPETVFAYTSGKHVVLHITAFSANTAEEMSQYLDEAMNVPGLSGLVIDLRGNRGGVLQQAVTTSALMLDHGVAAITQGRDPQANHVWAVQGGDMTNGLPIIVLVDGRTASAAEILAAALADQKRGVVVGSATLGKGLVQTIGQLPNGAELFVTWSRVLAPLGWPLQGLGIMPQVCTSLGEAELDRQLQNLAEGTADSREWVTAARQIRYPVDLSRILTIRKACPAAIGTDGDLDAAYSLLDNPVEYRAALATIPDEGANPPNGG; this is encoded by the coding sequence GTGAAACGCCGCCGGTTTCCGGTCATTGTCCTGCGCCCCATGGGCTGTGACAGTGCCGCCACATGGCGGCGCCGGATCTCCACGCTGGGCCACATCCCGCGTGATACGTTCATCCTGCTGCTGGTCATTGCACGCCTGACCACGGCAGCCTGCGCCGATGACACGCCCGCCCCGCCCCGCAGCCCCACGCCGCAGCCCCCCACGCAGGAGGACAGCGTCGACACGGCGGAGGGGACAGGGATGGACCTTGCGGTCATCTCCTCCGTCATGCAGGCGAGCCTGTCCTTCCTGCAACCGCGCACGCTGGAAAGCCACGAGATCCACGATTTCGCGCTGTGGGGCCTGAACGGGCTGAGCGCGCTCGATCCCTCGCTGAGCATCGAGGAACAGCATGGCTTCCTGCAACTGGCCGCGACACAGAAGACGGTGCTCGCCCTGCCAGTGCCCGCAGCCGATGACGTACCGGGATGGAGTGCGGCCATCACCCGCATACTGGACGTGGCCTGGCACCATTCCGCCGCCATGCGCAGTACCGGGGCCGATGGGGTGCTGCAGGGCTTCTTTGATGAGCTGTTCAACCATCTCGATCCCTATTCACGCTACATTCCGCCCCAGGCGGCGGTGTCGGACCGCAGCACCCGCACCGGTGGCGAAGCCACGGCGGGGCTGACACTGGGGCTGGACCACCACGCGATCATGATCACGGCGGTCAACGCCAATGGTCCCGCATGGCCGACCACCCTGGCGGCGGGCCAGATCGTGCGCGCCATCAACGGTCGCTCCACCGAGTCCCGCAGCCTCGATACCGTGAATGCGTGGCTCAACGGCCCCAGTGGCAGCCTTGTGCGCATAACGGTGGAAGCAAAGGGGCGGCAGATGACGGTCACCCTTCACCGCGCCTCCACCCCACCGGAGACCGTGTTCGCCTATACCAGCGGCAAGCACGTGGTGCTGCACATCACCGCCTTCTCCGCCAATACGGCCGAGGAGATGAGCCAGTACCTCGATGAAGCCATGAACGTGCCCGGCCTGTCGGGGCTGGTCATTGACCTGCGCGGCAATCGCGGCGGCGTGCTGCAGCAGGCGGTCACCACCTCAGCACTCATGCTCGACCACGGGGTGGCCGCGATAACGCAGGGACGTGACCCGCAGGCCAACCACGTCTGGGCGGTGCAGGGCGGCGACATGACCAACGGGCTGCCCATCATCGTGCTGGTCGATGGCCGTACCGCCAGTGCAGCCGAGATCCTGGCCGCGGCGCTGGCCGACCAGAAGCGCGGCGTGGTGGTCGGCAGCGCGACCCTGGGCAAGGGGCTGGTGCAGACCATCGGCCAGCTTCCCAACGGGGCGGAGCTGTTCGTTACATGGAGTCGGGTGCTTGCCCCGCTGGGCTGGCCGCTGCAGGGGCTGGGGATCATGCCACAGGTCTGCACGAGTCTGGGCGAAGCGGAACTGGACCGTCAGTTGCAGAACCTGGCCGAAGGCACGGCGGACAGCAGGGAATGGGTAACGGCGGCCCGACAGATCCGTTACCCCGTTGACCTGTCCCGCATCCTGACCATCCGCAAGGCCTGCCCCGCCGCCATCGGCACGGACGGTGATCTGGATGCCGCCTATTCGCTGCTGGACAACCCGGTGGAATACCGCGCCGCCCTGGCCACCATACCCGATGAAGGGGCCAACCCACCCAACGGCGGGTGA